CACTCTCCATTTTGGGCAGACttattggattggattggattggattggattggatacAGCATTTAATTTAGGGACTGCCTAGTACTCTGTGTAATGTGAAACTAATGCCTCCTTCGTCCTCACTTTATCTCTAAGTGAAACAAACACCTTTATTTTCCATTCACCTGGGCCTGAGTGTGTACCGTGTAGGCAGTTAAAAACTGCCTACATGCAAGGATGCTGAAACACAAATcttaacatgtttttatttccaTGCTTTGCGCTTTAGTTAAACAGTTGAACTCTGCACGGAATCTGCACCAGCTTTAGTTTCATCTTGTTTGTAAGTGTCTCTGTGTCTCGGTGAGGTACAGCCCGGGGCATTATCGAAAAACTGGTTTACCCAGAGCGCACACTGGTTTGGACTGGAATAAATCCCTCGAGGGATTTGTTACACAAAAGTCGCGTAGAGCTAGCAGGAATCTGAAAAGCTTTCAAACAGTGTGATGCATTACATTCTGTTAGGGCTAATGTgtcgtttaaaaaaaataactttgTTCTAAACAACTAAGAAATAACGTCAACTGTTTTAACAATGTAAATACGCTAAATTTCTGTTAGGTCCTTGATGATGCAATAGTGAGAACGCTAAGCTTGGAGCGGAAGGTGTGCTGAATTGCTTCACAACAGCAGAATTCTTGTCTTTGGCTAAAACatagaagaagaaaaaacaaagaACTAGATCGTCTCTGTGCTTTCCTGTGTTTAGTCCATTATGAAAAACAACACTTGAAGCTGTGcataaaaaatcaatgagatTGTTGTTTTAGACTAGAACAGCACATCCTTTACCCATGATTATTtgcacaggtgtgtgtgtgtgtgctgctttCTTTTATAATGCCTCAtgcataatgaaataaaatccaCAGCAACCCCTGAGTTACCTTGGATTAAATGTCTTTCTTTGTTCTCTGGGGTATCAAGAATTGGCACTACGATTAGCTTGTATACTTCTGTCACAGAATATGTTACACCCTTATTCTGTAAAGTGTTCAAAACAAATCAGGTTAGGATCGGAACACTTAGCTTGACTAAGACACACATGGGCATAATTTCTCTTCATTCTAAACCACTCCAGTCTGAGCTGAATATTTCTTGTTGAGGAAAATATATGTCTGGACTGTGCACCATTTATTTCCCAATATTTCAGAGCAGATTGCCAGTCCCTGCTGCTGAAAAGCATTTCAAAAAACATGATACTAGTAACACTCAATTTATATTAAATCTGGGATGGAGTTATCTGGCTGAGATGAGAATTGTTTGGTTAATCGCACAAACCTATCATTCACCCCTGACTAATACAATAATATTCCTCTGAGAAAGAGGAATCAGATGGGCATCCTGACCTATGCAATGGGGCTGTAGTtgccttttttgtttatttttgtgccTGTAATTTGCTGTACTTAAATCTCTGGTTAGTTGTGAATGATCTAACTTACCGTTTGATTTACTCTCATGACTTTCTCCACCATACTGATAGACCCCATAAAGATACAGGCACTCACTCTATGTTTGTAAAGTAACTAAAAACAGTCGGTAGCACTAATGTTATCtatgaattatttttaattaaacagctTTTCGTGTTCTGTAGATTTGAGCATGTGCGTGTATGtgcatgttgtgtgtgtttgtgtgtgtgtgcatgcttgaGCATGTCACATAAGTGTGCCCGAATGcaagtgtatgtatttgtgtgttatgtgtgtggaTGTCCATGTTTATGtgcatacatgtgtgtgtgtgtgtgtgtgtgtgtgtgtgttgtgtacatttgtgcatgtgtactgtatgtatgtgcttgctatgtaggtgtgtatatatatgtgtgtatgtgcatatgtacagtatgtacaaaTTGTACAAAGgcattttgtgtagaattctgTATGTGCATATTTTTGCCTGTTGTGTAGATgtgttgcatgtgtgtgtgtgcatttgtatgtgtatgttatgtaggtgtgtatttattgtgtagaTTCATTCTTATATAGATTGCCTatttgtatgtgcatgtgtatgtgtgttgtgtgggcATGTGCATTGTGTGTAGacttgtgcatgtgtatgtgtgtgttcagtgtgcATGTGCATTTTGTGTAGATTTGTGCATGTGTAAGTgcgtgttgtgtgtgtgagcatgtacATGCTGTGcacatttgtgcatgtgtatgtgcatgttgtgtgtgtgcatgtgcattttgtgtagatttgtgtgtgtgcatgtgtattgtgtgtagatttgtgcatgtgtatgtgcatATGTATGTGCgtgttgtgtgtgcatgtgcatgtgcatgttgtgtacatttgtgcatgtgtatgtgcgtgttgtgtgtgtatgtgcattttGTGTAGatttgtgcatgtgtatgtgcgtgttgtgtgtgtatgtgcattttGTGTAGatttgtgcatgtgtatgtgcgtgttgtgtgtgcatgtgcattttgtgtacatttgtgcatgttgtgtgtgcatgtgtatgtgcatatgtacagtatgtgttgtgtgtgtgtttattttgtgtagatttgtgcatttgtatttgtgtgttgtttgtgttcATGTGTATTTTGTGCAGATGTATCTGTGCATCTGCTTGTTGTGCACACATGTGCATTTGTATTTAAGTGCATGTGAATTttttgtgtatacatgtgtgtcgtgtgtatgcatgtgtttgttatgtaggtgtgtatgtatgttcatgcatttatttatgtatactgTAGTTTGATTTGTACTTGTGCATATGTATGTGCATGTTGTGTAGAAGTTtgcatgtgcatgtgtttgtgcatgtatgTGCGTGTTGTGTGAGGGTAAAAAACTAGATCTAGCTGAGCAGGTGGTATCAGTCCCAAGCTACTCCTCCCTACCCTCAGGATTAAACCCTACTCCAAAATACATAATATCAATCATGCCCTCACACgccatttctgcattttaacCTGCCGCTGTGAGACAATCTGTATGCATAAATGATAAAAGACCTTCTGGTTTATTTAACCCCACGCTCCTCTTTATCTTGGTTAGTACTGGACAGGACAGTGTAGTAGTTGTGTGGGAAACACACAGCACAGGGTTCTGGGAACATGAGTTTAAATCCACCTCCGATCACTGTCTGTTTTGTGTTGGGTGTAAGTCATTGGTGAGGTGCTTACAAAATATTACAGACAGCCAACATGTCTATTATTTAATCGCTTAGAGTTTTAGTGTAATAGAGGTGGGGTTATTATAAATAACCGAAGTAACTTGGTACTTTAACCCCATCCAACACCAACATAGGCTTCACAGCCAAACGTTTTTGGATATCCCTTGTAAATATTGAGTTCAGGCTTTTAAGACACAccctttgctaacaggtgtgtaaaatcaattactgataataatgtaaacacttTTAGCTTTGTGGAAACAAGCAAGACTTTGccagtgtacatttacattttacattttcggcatttagcagacgcttttatccaaagcgacttacagtaaagTGACACcttacagtccaagcaattgagggttaagggccttgatcaagggcccaacagcagcaacctggcagtggtggggcttgaaccagtgacctcctgattactagtccagtaccgtaaccactaggcttcaaCGTCCCTACGTGCCCCCTCCTATAAATACCTCCTTTGGCAAAATGTGCACATATTTCTGCAGACTAGAAACAATTAGAGGCTATAATAGCAGCAAAGTGGGGACCAGCTATCTATaaatgtctgttgtttttttcagaATTGGATATCCAACAGGCTAAAGGTCAGGGTGTccatacttttggtaatatagtgcAGGGGGCTGGCCAAAAAAATGGGATGCagagaataataattataattaaataaacacattttaacatgcacataaacacaaaatgaacttgtacatgaacgcccccttgtggaggctttgcgTTACATATTGTAAACTACAGTGGgaccatttttaataattaagtatatttcgttttgtttgtttttgatgcattgtttgtggtgCCTGGGTcacagtaaaaatcatggacaaaatgtgggtcgcttgaaaaaacaGTATGAAAAACCCTGTTATAGTGTATAGGTATTATTTTAGTAAGTATTTTACTTGACTGGAAATCTTACCTAAAAATAAACTGAGTAGCTTTAATATTCCGTATTGATGTCTAAAGAAAAGACAGGCCACAggttgagtttgaatctcagtaaaATTCACCCACAGCAGAACCGTGCCGGGTTTTATGAAACCAGATTTGTGGGTCAGTTAGTGTGAACAATAAATGAGAAGCTTTTTCAGCTCTAATTGCAGCTCGCAAATATTCAACCCCACCTAATCTCTCTGACATTCTCCTACACATTATTAGCATTTAGTGCCAGGTGGCAAGATTTTCGCTTCAGCTCCGGGGAGCTACATGCTGTAACAGTTGTCCTTTACGTCCTTGGAGCGAAGTTTTCAGCGCGGTTCACAAGATATAACATGTTCCACATGCAGCTTGTGTTCATTAAttctacagttttattaaatcCTAAATGAAGCCACTTTTCAAGCTGTGTGGTAAATCATTGTATTCTGACAAAACCTGCAACACAAATGCAAGTGCGCCTTACAAGGTATTAAGTACTGACACGACTAAAGACGGATTTCTATTCAATTTGTTTTCTCATTGGCACCAGAATAACTTCTTTTAAGGGCAACACCCACAGAGATATTTTGTAACAATGAGGCATGTCGTAACAGCACATTTCTGCTGCTTGTGAGCAGAAACCGATGGGACAGCGTTTGCACCTGTAGAAACTTGGCTGGCTCTTTTGGGGTCTGGACCTGGTTACTATGGCTGTGAAAGGAAATGAGGAGTCACTTTGGTCTCCATAAAACAGAACAGTCACTGGAGCTTGCAGAATTAGATAAAGTGTATATTAAACAATCTGCTATTAAATGTTACAAAGGGCacctgggtggtgcagcagtctaatgtgctagTCAAAGAGTTTAAGTTCTCAAGTTCCAGTCATAAGGGTGCTACCAGTCTGACCTTGAGCACAGCTGATACAATCAATTGCTTGTGTCTAAAGGAGGAATGGTCTGATAGGGTTTCTCCACATATATTTTGCAACAGTGACTGGCACTGGCATGAGTTATACGGCTCTCTGTAAGAATCTATCGCTGGCTTTTATAAAGAAGTACCCAGTGACTTcatgtgcatttaaaagcaTAAATTAGTTTACAATGTTATTTACACAATCGATTTAAAAATTCTGTAATAGATTTAGTAATACTGCTataccacagatcaggtattatttgggtggtggatcattctcagcactgcagtgacactgacatggtggtggtgtgttagtgtgtgttgtgctggtatgagtggatcagacacagcaatgctgaaggagtttttaaatattgtgtccactcactgtccactctattagacactcctacctaggtggtccaccttgtagattaaaaatcagagacgattgctcgtctattgctgctgtttgagttgatcatcttctagaccttcatcagtggtcacaggacgctgctggataattcttagtccagcagtgacagtgatgtgtttaaaaactccatcagtgctgctgtgtcttatccactcataccagcacaacacacactaacacaccaccaccatgtgtgtgcagtgctgagaatgacccaccacccaaataatgcctactctgtagtggtccttggagagtcctgaccattgaaggacagcatgaaagagggctaacaaagcatgcagagaaatagatggactgcagtcactaattgtagaattacaaagtgctcctatatggtaggtggagttgataaaatggacagcgagtgtagtaACAATAATAGATCTTCTTTTATACACTATAGAGTCAAATGTATGTATACAACCCTACTTATTATTAACTTGAGGTTTTAAGAACACCCACTTCTAAAGGTTTTTCaactttgagatgaattggaatgtcaaggTTACCATTTTCCATTATGCTAACCTTGAGAAAGcagtttttaaattttttattaaatcttaaaagtatttttttaattatgtacTGCAAATTTCAGAAGAAATGAATCTAattttttaacaaataatttttctttctttcttgtagGAGGACAATGAGATCCCCACAACACTGCTAACCAAGGATTCAACAGCAGATCTTGCCTCAACTTCCCATGCAGAGGATTCGACTGTCTCTCAGCGAGCATCAGTCATCGATCCCGACCATTCCCACGAGGAAGGATTGCAGACCATCAGCCTCTCCTCCGATGAGGATGAGGGTGCAGCGAGCCCCCCACATGAAGGAGGCACAGACCAAGCAGAAGCATCGGAGGATGTATTTCCATTAGAAAGTGAGCATCTGGAGTATTCCCGTGCCGACAAGTTCAAGCGGTCCAGCCTGAAAAAGGTAGACAGTCTGAAGAAGGCCTTCTCGCGCAGCAGCATTGAGAAGAAGATCAACAAGATTGTGCCCCCAGAACGACGTGAGAAACTCATGAAGAGCTTCTCGCCCAACCATCCCAAAAGCccaaccagcaagaactcctctTTCCGCGTCGTACCTTTGACCTTTAACGTCAAGAAGGTCCGAGATGGAAATGGGAATGATGATGGAGAGGCTGGTCAGTCTGGAGATCCCACTGCTACAGTGGATATGCCAGCCATGGGTGGGCCGGACGGCCAGCTTCCAGTAGCGGAGGTCCATAACGAAGAGCCAATGAATAATGGGAAGGATCACACTCCATCCACTGCAGACAGCGCAGATGGTGATGCACCAGTTACAGAAAATGGGCAAGATGGGCCAGAAGATGAGTCTGAAAATGGTCCCTCAGACAAGCCTGCTAAAGAAGAGGAGTCACCAGAGAGCAAAGAGGCTGACAAGGAAAATCAAGAGAATGGCGAGGATCATGGTGGGGAAGAAGAGGAGGAAAAGTCCAGTCCTGCCCTAGAAGCTCTCCCGCCAGCTCCAGTAGCGGTCGAGCAAGCTTCATAGATTCACTGAACTTGGTCTGATCACCAAAATTAAACTTCTAAGGAAAACTTAGCAAATCATATAAGCAAACGATCTGTTCAGTGTCAGTTGTGTTACGCTGGAGTTAATAGAAAAGGGAGCTTGTGTAAAAAGTCTTTTTATTTTCATAACTGGGCTCAACATGTTAATGGGTGAAAGCTATTAAACAAACAGAATGTCTTACCACACTTTATAGATTAGAGATTAGAGTTAAACCTTTATATAACTTCACTGTTGTATATAACCTTAAATTTCTATTGCATGCATTGTATCACTCTGTACAACAGATTTAGATCATCTAGTGTGATTCCATACACAAATTACCAGATtaattcacaaataaagaatgtAAACAGTGTCTATTCTATGTAGTTTCTAAACTTtgagtctttaaaaaaaaacaataaactcaAATCAGCAACTTTTAAGTAAGCTTATGTTCTCTCTATCTTCTTTCAAAAAATATAGATCTATATTTGAGTATTCACTACATTAAACCGTTTTAAGAccacttttaatgttttaataaagtatACTTTTAATAAAGTATTTACGAATTGTTCTGAATGTGTGAACTCAGTAGTATTTGTTTGTTGAATTAAAGGATCTCACTCCTACCAGGTCAGATTTACATACAGGGTCACATTTGCATGCAGCTGACAGGAGTTTCCAACAGTGAACCAGTTAATATGAACAGCAAATTGAAAGCTTGCCTTAAATGAAGTGTTAGTTTGACTAATACTGTATTGGGAACGCCTCTTAGAAATGTTAGTAGACGTGCcaactagagctgggcggttcctgaatcacccgggttaatgattcgaatctttgtactgaatcaggaatcacaagCCTGAAAtgtcaattaacccggatcctatgagtcctctgactggctgccgctaagtacacaaggcgagtgagcagactcaccgaaacccttgacccattaatatactcatctgattggtaggtgagtccaccccctctcccgcatgatcaagattccacttagaaaaaagtgtcatcttgtcactgacaagagaagtgtgaggtgccaagagaattaagagagaaggatttatttacagaagatgagtgcacagaagacaagtgatatttggatgcattttaatgcagtaaatcaatcgcaatcagaatgtcagtacaagttactcaagtgactcaactgacccaagtgaaccggatcacattactgagtgactcagattaacccgagtccataaaatgaaccgaatttaccaccactagtgCCAACCCATCAACGTATTTGGatacctgactatgagcttgatggacatcccatttcaaagaCAATTGGTATAAAATTATGTGACctttgtgtgatcttttcagctataacaacagccactctttagagaaggcttctcacaagactttgaagtatgtctgttggGAATtatgtccattcagtcaaaagagcatttatattgctgggcactgatgttggtcaagaaagcctcaattgatgttccagttcattccaaagctgttcagtggtgaTGAGGTCagcgctctgtgcaggccactggagtttctttaaaccgagcttttctttatgctgcaaagttagaagcgTATATCATTTATATATTAGAACTAAAGACTGCCGTAGGTATGTCCTAAAATATCATGGATGATGTTAGAATCTATCATAAACTGTAATGACAGATTATATCCAGTAATATAAGGGTGTAATGTGACCATTACTAGCTGCTGTCTTGATAGCCAACCAGGCAGCTGCAACAATAAAGCACATcaaattttaatttgtattaattctaataaactaaaaatgtatTGCACTGTAATTGATGTAAAGATTTGTGGAGGAACTTTCACTTCAGAAGCAgcttcacataaaaaaatcaataaaaaaaatttccacAACATGCCAATAATTGttttcataaaataaatgtatgtggATCTGTGGAATAATTTACCTGGCACAATAGAGGGGTTTCTAGCTTCAAAAAGCTTGAGAACCACTTCATAAAATGAATCCTTCTAATCTTGTGGATTAATTGGCCATATAAACCCACAATGCTTCAAAAAGTTAATTATTTCTTGTAATTTTGATCACAGCACAGCTAACTACCACAGCTGCAGTActttgtacttacttttgtaCTTATTTTTGGTGTCCAAATAAATTTTTTCTTCTATCAAATGCCAGTTTATGTCTGTAaatatacacgatcagccataacattaaaaccacctccttgtttctacactcactgtccattttatcagctccacttacaatatagaagcactttgaagttctacaattattgactgtagtccatctgtttctctgcatgctttgttagccccttttcatactgttcttcagtggtcaggaccaccacagagtaggtattatttgggtggtgggtcattctcagcactgcagtgacactgacactgacactggtatgagtggatcagacacagcaatgctgctggagtttttaaacacctcactgtcactgctggactaagaatagtccaccaaccaaaaatatccagacaacagcgccccatgtgcAGCATCGTcactgactttatatctacaaggtggaccaactaggtaggagtgtctaatagagtggacagtgagtggacactgtattaaaaaactccagcagcgctgctgtgtccgatccactcataccagcacaacacacactaacacaccaccaccatgtcagtgtcactgcagtgctgagaatgatccaccacccaaataatacctgctctgaggggGTCCTGTcggggggtcctgactattgaagaacagcatggaagggggctaacaaagcatgtagagaaacagacggactacagtcagtaattatagaactacaaagtgcttttatatggtaagtggagctgataaaatggacagtgagtgtagaaacaaggaggtggttttaatgttatggctgatcagtgtattttattatatcaagTACACAGTCAAATAaccttgtgtgtttatttgaagTGGATATATGCACTGGAATCAAAAAGCGTAAGTATTTTAATACTTCTCCTCACTATATAATGGTCTGCACGGTTGGTCTTCAAATGATCTCTGGTGGGGTTTGGAGGAGAAAATGTTTAGAAATCAAACAGTACCACATTTGCATTGAATTTTTCTTCTATATTTCATAAAATGATTAATATCTACGCCTTCTGTTTAAACATGATGACAGTAAAAATGTCATGTGGCTCATACATACTTTCTTATAAAGGGTTATAAATTCTATCACGACATGTcatgctctataaagacatcatGTAGAACTTGCCATGAGAAATGGTATAAAACTGCTATGCAGGGTACACCAGAGGGCAGCCTTCGAGCTGGTAAGACACCCGGataataaaaaatctaatttgGTGCCAAAAGGCATGTTACCACAAGGGCTTAGCAGCATTTTCTAATGACATTTTTATAAACTATATGTCAGTCTCAGTCATTGTGgttgtttaatatatttttcttttgacTGTTTTAAAAATAGGCTCAGGATCACATGTTTCTACTGTGAACATGGTCATGTGGCATTTTCCCTTTAAAGTTCTTCTACAGAATAGACAGAAATTAGCAGGTACTGTAGGTTGTCATTATGACTGTCACTAGTTAAAGCAATAAGAAACTGCTAAATCACTGTACATGACAACTGTGGTGACAAAGTatgtttacatacaccgatcagccacaacattaaaaccacctccttgtttctacacactgtccattttatcagctccacttaccatatagaagcactttgtagttctacagttactgactgtagtccatctgttcctctgcatgcttttttagcctgctttccccctgttcttcaatggtcaggacccccacaggaccaccacagagcaggtattatttgagtggtggatcattctcagcactgcagtgacactgacatggtggtggtgtgtttgtgtgtgttgtgctggtataaatggatcagacccagcagcactgctgaataccatgtccactcactgtccactcttttatacactcctacttagttggtccaccttatagaggtaaaatcagagacgattgctcgtctattgctgctgtttgagttggtcatcttcttgaccttcatcagtggtcacaggacactccccatggggcactgttggctaaatgtttttggttggaggactattctcagtccagcagtgacagtgaggtgtttaaaaactccatcagcgctgctgtgtcttatccctCATACAAGTGGATTAATACGAAATTATTTTAGAACTATATTCGGTCCCTTTAATTCAGagttagggtggcacggtggctcagtaggtagcacttcagtaggttctttctgtgtggagtttgcacgttctttCCGTGTCTTTGTGGGCCTCCtctaggagctctggttttcttccacaatccaaagacatgcaagtgaggtgaattggagatcgtccatgactgtgtttgacattaaacttgaactgat
The Trichomycterus rosablanca isolate fTriRos1 chromosome 12, fTriRos1.hap1, whole genome shotgun sequence genome window above contains:
- the cavin2a gene encoding caveolae-associated protein 2a; amino-acid sequence: MGEDATRADQSASTLPPSNNSDSLASGDADAQDLFVPSSTPTSPVQTLTRRSSKSPTSPTGTGNPVSAITVVALLDQLVVMIETVQENQRRMEKRQTDLEHTVRAVQGDLTRLTKSHGTTLGGVNKLLERTRKTSLYVKEVRERLERQSGQVKRLEGNHSHLLKRNHFKVLIYQEDNEIPTTLLTKDSTADLASTSHAEDSTVSQRASVIDPDHSHEEGLQTISLSSDEDEGAASPPHEGGTDQAEASEDVFPLESEHLEYSRADKFKRSSLKKVDSLKKAFSRSSIEKKINKIVPPERREKLMKSFSPNHPKSPTSKNSSFRVVPLTFNVKKVRDGNGNDDGEAGQSGDPTATVDMPAMGGPDGQLPVAEVHNEEPMNNGKDHTPSTADSADGDAPVTENGQDGPEDESENGPSDKPAKEEESPESKEADKENQENGEDHGGEEEEEKSSPALEALPPAPVAVEQAS